From the Oleiphilus messinensis genome, one window contains:
- a CDS encoding Leu/Phe/Val dehydrogenase has protein sequence MFAILEQSDIQEIHFRRDADSGLHAIIAIHSTKMGPALGGCRFLTYDDDNKAIHDAIRLARGMSYKAVLAGVKQGGGKSVIIKPANYDPEKLFTRFGQFVESLNGRYITAIDSGTSAFEMDIIANQTRHVTSTSREKNPSQFTAQGVFEGIQAAVYHQLHTEHLEGIRVALQGLGNVGFALANLLHEAGANLIVSDINPTRVKQACESFQAEQVQANAIYDVECDVFAPCGLGGIINPETLSRLQCSIVAGSANNQLATAQEGRELHQAGILYAPDYVINAGGLIYASMHHASEPDEHIHTKTAEISQTLSEIFEHSKTQNKATSEIADELAEAKLSAISA, from the coding sequence ATGTTCGCAATTTTAGAACAGTCCGATATCCAAGAAATACACTTCCGCCGCGATGCCGATTCCGGCTTACACGCCATCATCGCAATTCATAGCACAAAAATGGGCCCAGCACTCGGCGGATGCCGCTTTCTGACCTATGACGATGATAATAAAGCAATTCATGACGCCATTCGACTCGCAAGGGGTATGAGTTACAAGGCTGTTTTGGCGGGCGTTAAACAAGGTGGCGGCAAATCCGTTATTATCAAACCCGCCAACTACGATCCAGAGAAATTATTTACCCGGTTTGGCCAATTTGTCGAGTCTCTGAATGGTAGGTACATAACGGCAATAGACAGCGGCACAAGCGCTTTTGAAATGGATATCATTGCCAATCAGACCCGCCATGTCACAAGTACGAGTCGCGAGAAAAACCCGTCTCAGTTCACGGCTCAAGGGGTTTTTGAAGGCATTCAAGCCGCGGTGTACCACCAATTGCACACAGAGCATCTGGAAGGGATTCGGGTCGCATTACAAGGCTTGGGAAATGTCGGCTTTGCGCTGGCAAACCTCCTGCATGAAGCCGGAGCAAACCTGATCGTGAGCGATATCAACCCCACTAGAGTGAAACAAGCCTGCGAATCCTTTCAAGCTGAGCAAGTTCAGGCCAACGCAATATACGATGTTGAGTGCGATGTGTTTGCACCTTGCGGCCTGGGAGGCATTATCAATCCGGAAACCCTCTCACGCCTGCAATGCAGTATCGTCGCGGGCTCTGCAAATAACCAACTGGCTACCGCTCAGGAAGGTCGCGAACTGCATCAAGCCGGTATTCTTTATGCTCCGGACTATGTAATTAACGCCGGTGGTTTGATCTACGCGTCCATGCATCACGCAAGCGAACCAGACGAACACATTCACACCAAAACGGCGGAAATTTCCCAGACGCTGAGTGAAATTTTTGAGCACTCCAAAACGCAAAACAAAGCAACCAGCGAAATCGCAGACGAGCTGGCCGAAGCCAAGCTATCTGCTATTTCTGCGTAA
- a CDS encoding AraC family transcriptional regulator, giving the protein MPKEKKFQLMVSASSALTLASFLLKHGYCEAQLEQELSMPLNDLEKPDQRIPLHQYAHMWEQALILSGDPALGLHLGEKPQEEGMGVVGHIFFNNATLGKALTQFTRLYTLVNEGIRAEFETDEQRAYLRYVWDCPDAYSVPIMERTMAVSITRAKKLIHPQLKMEFVAFAHNAPEYTAEYERIFACPIRFGEEHCCIAFKKNFLDYPLPQRNPYLHQVLTRHVENLLSKLRPQRTLAQQVQDLVNKQLAKNAFDAERIAKKLNMSRHTLYRKLKAEGHSYQELVEAVRQKKAMFYLKQNKYSLSEIAFLLGFSELSAFSRAFKRWTGQSPAQFQKDNAQL; this is encoded by the coding sequence GTGCCTAAAGAAAAAAAATTTCAATTAATGGTATCGGCTTCCTCCGCTCTGACCCTGGCCTCCTTTCTGTTAAAGCACGGTTATTGTGAAGCACAGCTGGAACAGGAACTCAGTATGCCGCTGAACGATCTCGAAAAGCCGGATCAGCGCATCCCCTTGCATCAATATGCACACATGTGGGAGCAAGCGCTGATTCTCAGTGGCGATCCCGCATTGGGCTTGCACCTTGGAGAAAAGCCTCAGGAAGAGGGGATGGGTGTTGTCGGACACATTTTCTTTAACAACGCGACACTGGGAAAAGCCCTAACACAATTCACGCGCCTGTATACCCTTGTCAATGAAGGTATTCGGGCCGAGTTTGAAACTGATGAGCAGCGAGCCTATTTACGCTATGTTTGGGATTGTCCGGACGCATATTCCGTTCCGATAATGGAACGGACTATGGCGGTTTCAATTACCCGAGCCAAAAAGCTGATTCACCCGCAATTGAAGATGGAATTTGTCGCATTCGCGCATAACGCCCCGGAGTACACGGCAGAATATGAACGCATATTCGCCTGCCCGATACGGTTTGGGGAAGAACACTGCTGTATCGCTTTCAAAAAGAACTTTCTGGATTATCCACTACCGCAACGGAATCCATATCTTCACCAGGTTCTGACCCGGCATGTCGAAAACTTACTGAGCAAACTCAGGCCGCAGCGAACATTGGCACAACAAGTCCAGGATCTGGTCAATAAACAATTGGCAAAGAATGCTTTTGACGCAGAGCGAATAGCCAAAAAACTCAATATGAGCCGGCACACCCTGTATCGAAAATTAAAGGCAGAGGGCCATTCTTACCAGGAGTTGGTCGAAGCGGTTCGTCAGAAGAAGGCCATGTTTTATCTGAAACAAAACAAATACTCGCTGAGTGAGATTGCTTTCCTGCTCGGCTTTTCAGAACTCAGCGCGTTTAGTCGCGCTTTCAAGCGCTGGACGGGACAATCACCCGCTCAATTTCAAAAGGACAACGCTCAACTTTAA
- a CDS encoding DUF1439 domain-containing protein, with protein MNNRFIGTHCREDAFSVTGWLVTLVLLLLAGCASIAGYSISEQTLEGYARQAVQKFDQDQLKAGSPLSLSVNKLDLTLAPEGRQVVQLDLKGQVALNTVIMKVPVDIALKIEGAPIYDGTEKAIFLKRLNVLESEAKSPFFNQNFQPAIKQSIAIISQILETVPVYRLNEQNLSERLLMMTDLSIHVAEDRLVITPVGQ; from the coding sequence ATGAACAATCGCTTTATCGGCACGCATTGCCGGGAAGACGCCTTCTCTGTCACCGGTTGGCTGGTGACGCTGGTATTATTGTTGTTGGCGGGATGTGCCTCAATTGCCGGGTACAGTATCAGTGAACAGACCTTGGAAGGTTATGCCCGACAAGCTGTTCAGAAGTTTGATCAGGATCAGCTCAAAGCTGGATCCCCGCTCAGCCTGTCAGTGAATAAACTGGATCTGACGCTGGCCCCAGAAGGCCGACAGGTCGTGCAACTTGATTTAAAAGGTCAGGTGGCCCTGAACACCGTGATTATGAAGGTTCCCGTGGATATTGCGCTGAAGATTGAAGGGGCACCCATTTACGACGGGACAGAAAAAGCCATTTTTTTAAAACGCCTGAACGTACTTGAAAGTGAAGCCAAGTCACCTTTCTTCAACCAGAATTTCCAGCCGGCGATTAAGCAGAGTATCGCTATCATTAGTCAGATTCTTGAGACGGTACCGGTTTATCGGTTGAACGAGCAGAATTTATCCGAGCGATTGTTGATGATGACTGATCTGAGTATCCATGTGGCAGAAGATCGGCTGGTGATTACGCCCGTGGGGCAGTGA
- a CDS encoding DUF5683 domain-containing protein has product MSKSGIAAVLSLILPGAGQVYNGHFFRALFWFVITPGLWIGSGGFLGWICHLISAYTAYYKASNRVDQESY; this is encoded by the coding sequence ATGTCTAAAAGTGGAATAGCAGCAGTTCTGAGTTTAATTCTGCCCGGTGCGGGGCAGGTCTACAATGGTCACTTTTTTCGCGCCTTGTTCTGGTTTGTTATTACGCCTGGCCTGTGGATTGGCTCGGGGGGATTTTTGGGCTGGATTTGCCACTTGATCTCGGCATACACCGCATATTACAAGGCGTCTAATCGTGTCGATCAGGAATCGTATTAG